A genomic window from Thermogemmatispora onikobensis includes:
- a CDS encoding Clp protease N-terminal domain-containing protein, whose protein sequence is MTKNRFHYFTDSAKLIFVEAQQSAERYQQTYIAPEHLLLGIANGKATTASRLLNRVEIDPLLLRAATERAIADRLAAHPDSATDQFGLTQEAKEAIELAVEEASHEQRGFVGSEHLLLALLRQQGTLAVNVLEQAGLSLETVRARLQRLRQEGYTSEP, encoded by the coding sequence ATGACTAAGAACCGCTTCCACTACTTTACAGATAGTGCCAAGCTAATCTTTGTCGAAGCGCAACAGTCGGCGGAAAGGTATCAGCAGACGTATATTGCTCCAGAGCACTTGCTGCTGGGGATAGCGAACGGCAAGGCAACGACTGCTTCCAGACTGCTCAATCGAGTAGAGATCGACCCGCTTCTGCTTCGAGCAGCGACGGAACGGGCGATTGCTGACCGGCTGGCAGCTCACCCTGATAGTGCTACGGACCAGTTTGGCCTGACCCAGGAGGCCAAGGAAGCTATCGAGCTGGCCGTCGAAGAAGCGAGTCATGAGCAGCGTGGTTTTGTTGGTAGTGAGCATCTCCTCCTGGCTCTGCTGCGTCAGCAGGGGACCCTGGCGGTCAACGTCCTGGAGCAGGCTGGCCTCAGCCTGGAAACAGTCCGTGCGCGGCTCCAGCGTCTGCGCCAGGAAGGGTACACCTCCGAACCCTGA
- the der gene encoding ribosome biogenesis GTPase Der, translated as MKPLVAIVGRPNVGKSTFFNRMIGERRAIVEDLPGTTRDRLYGDTDWNGREFTLIDTGGLALGEETPPGQVGLSGVSGDLMEHVRSQVRLAIEEADVIVFMVDVRTGITPADEEVAALLRRTNKPVILAANKADNDTHRQYAPEFYALGLGEPIDISALHGLGTGDLLDKIVESLPPETPEEHAEEDETEQVRIAIVGRPNVGKSSLLNRILGYERAIVSDVPGTTRDMIDTGLLFEDRKLVLIDTAGIRRRGRIVPGIEKYSVIRSMRAIDRCDVALLLIDAVEGLAAQDTHIAGYVHEQAKGIIVVVNKWDIVQEQRRAARRGEPISLTREIAEAEEYRKMLSAGLKFIPYAPVVFASARTGYHVQSLLRKAIEIADRRFVRIPTARLNEVVQEAIRRHHPVAVHGHQLKIFYATQAQVNPPTFVFFVNNPDYLHFSYERYLENRLREAFDFAGTGIRIIFRARSKVELPRLG; from the coding sequence ATGAAGCCACTTGTCGCCATCGTAGGCCGACCGAACGTCGGCAAGTCCACGTTTTTTAATCGCATGATCGGTGAGCGGCGCGCTATTGTTGAGGATCTGCCCGGAACAACGCGCGACCGCCTTTATGGAGATACTGACTGGAATGGACGGGAGTTCACGCTGATTGATACCGGTGGCCTGGCCCTCGGTGAAGAGACCCCTCCGGGCCAGGTTGGTTTGAGCGGGGTCAGCGGCGATCTGATGGAGCATGTACGCTCCCAGGTGCGTCTGGCTATCGAGGAGGCCGACGTTATTGTCTTTATGGTCGATGTGCGCACAGGCATCACCCCCGCCGATGAGGAGGTGGCCGCCCTGCTGCGCCGCACCAATAAGCCGGTCATTCTGGCCGCCAATAAGGCTGATAACGATACCCACCGCCAGTACGCTCCCGAGTTCTATGCCCTGGGCCTGGGCGAACCAATTGACATCTCGGCCCTGCACGGCCTGGGAACAGGCGATTTGCTAGACAAGATCGTCGAGTCTTTGCCGCCGGAAACGCCCGAGGAGCACGCCGAAGAGGACGAGACGGAACAGGTGCGCATCGCCATCGTCGGGCGCCCGAACGTTGGCAAGTCGTCCCTACTTAATCGCATCTTGGGCTACGAGCGCGCTATTGTGAGCGATGTGCCCGGCACCACCCGCGATATGATCGATACCGGGCTGCTCTTTGAGGACCGTAAGCTCGTGCTCATCGATACCGCAGGCATCCGGCGACGCGGACGCATTGTACCAGGCATCGAGAAATACAGTGTGATACGCTCGATGCGTGCCATTGATCGCTGCGATGTGGCCCTCCTGCTGATCGATGCCGTCGAGGGACTGGCGGCTCAAGATACCCATATCGCGGGCTATGTGCACGAGCAGGCCAAAGGGATCATCGTCGTAGTAAATAAGTGGGATATCGTCCAGGAGCAGCGCCGGGCCGCTCGCCGGGGCGAGCCCATCAGCCTGACGCGGGAAATCGCCGAGGCCGAAGAGTACCGCAAGATGTTGAGCGCGGGCCTCAAGTTCATTCCCTATGCCCCGGTGGTCTTCGCGTCGGCCAGAACCGGCTACCACGTTCAGTCGTTGCTGCGCAAGGCCATTGAGATTGCTGACAGGCGCTTCGTGCGCATTCCTACGGCGCGTCTGAACGAAGTCGTGCAGGAGGCGATTCGTCGCCATCATCCGGTCGCGGTCCACGGGCACCAACTCAAGATCTTTTACGCCACGCAGGCTCAGGTTAACCCGCCGACCTTTGTCTTCTTCGTGAACAACCCGGATTACCTCCATTTCAGCTACGAGCGTTACCTGGAAAATCGTCTCCGCGAGGCGTTCGACTTCGCTGGAACAGGAATCCGCATCATTTTCCGCGCGCGGTCGAAGGTAGAGTTGCCGCGCCTGGGCTAG
- a CDS encoding type 1 glutamine amidotransferase domain-containing protein, translating to MQGTNLQGMRVAILATDYFEQVELSEPKKALEEAGARTAIVAPKAGQIQGVNHVEKGDSFPVDLTLQQANPDEFDAVLLPGGALNADALRVQREAQEFVRRIDAAGKPIAVICHGPWLLVSAGLVRGRTLTSYHTIQDDIRNAGGNWVDQEVVRDRNWVSSRSPRDLPAFKRAMIELFAQSRVSARG from the coding sequence ATGCAAGGGACGAATCTGCAAGGCATGCGTGTGGCTATTCTGGCGACGGATTACTTTGAACAGGTTGAGCTGAGTGAGCCAAAGAAGGCCCTGGAGGAAGCGGGAGCACGCACAGCTATCGTGGCACCCAAGGCGGGCCAGATCCAGGGTGTCAATCACGTCGAGAAGGGCGACAGTTTTCCAGTCGACCTGACACTGCAGCAAGCCAACCCAGACGAGTTCGATGCCGTCCTGCTGCCAGGCGGGGCCTTGAACGCCGATGCCTTGCGTGTCCAGCGGGAGGCCCAGGAATTCGTACGGCGCATTGACGCCGCCGGCAAGCCTATCGCGGTTATCTGTCATGGCCCCTGGCTGCTGGTCTCGGCAGGACTGGTGCGCGGACGCACCTTAACGAGCTACCATACGATCCAGGATGACATCCGCAATGCTGGCGGCAACTGGGTTGACCAGGAAGTCGTGCGTGACCGCAATTGGGTGAGTAGCCGCAGTCCGCGCGATCTCCCCGCCTTCAAGCGGGCCATGATCGAGCTTTTCGCCCAGAGCCGGGTGAGCGCCCG